From a single Stomoxys calcitrans chromosome 4, idStoCalc2.1, whole genome shotgun sequence genomic region:
- the LOC131997113 gene encoding E3 SUMO-protein ligase ZBED1-like isoform X2 codes for MAEKRKSSAIWAHFEEIATEKAKCKYCKNILSIASGSIGNLSRHMKRKHPLIPIKVERQTQSIIHDLESNIIDQQQSTNIAKTASSVDIVDITNNSGSIASNARTQSNITQFLQKPPPARKVEKIDLQLLKMIVKGHHAFRLVEEPEFKILLELVSRCPNYTLPSRKKVSNVLLLSTYNDVLDDVKIQIQSASAVCLTTDGWTSRSHCSYLAVTAHYINNNTEMRAHLLSCVEFNERHTAENLAACIKELCIEFGILNKVSAVVTDNASNIVAAIRAGNWRWVGCFAHSLNLVVQNSLHPIDSILKKGTQTPLKLKHDVETRWNSTYEMLQRIFNLKDAVITTLSLIRPDLLFPLEEWDLIEEILPILKPFYQMTMDISAEKSVTLSKVLVLCNILEQTISKITSTNSIISNMLTILRNDLNTRFGSYERNYLYAESALLDPRFKRRAFKSEGSYDFAVQQLRERIIRIRLPDVDINNNSESAKLSPQNDDLDEPDYWKFFDEQYKNNTKTENNTAAAIKELDKYLKEDYIGRKLDPLKWWNLMKNVYPRLYIHVLKRLCITATSVPCERIFSATGQIISERRTHLKPSKVEKVVFLHNNM; via the exons ATGgctgaaaaaagaaaatccagTGCTATTTGGGCTCATTTTGAAGAAATTGCCACGGAAAaggcaaaatgcaaatattgcaaaaacatTCTCAGCATTGCCTCGGGTTCAATTGGGAACCTTAGTCGGCATATGAAAAGGAAACATCCTCTAATACCAATAAAAGTGGAAAGGCAAACCCAATCTATTATCCACGATTTGGAGAGTAACATTATAGACCAGCAACAATCAACTAATATTGCCAAAACTGCGTCAAGTGTTGATATCGTTGATATTACTAACAATTCTGGCAGCATAGCTTCAAATGCAAGAACTCAATCAAACATAACTCAATTCCTCCAAAAGCCACCGCCAGCTCGCAAAGTGGAGAAGATAGACCTACAACTTCTAAAAATGATAGTTAAAGGGCACCACGCATTCAGACTTGTTGAAGAGCCTGAATTCAAAATCCTTTTGGAATTGGTTTCCCGTTGTCCAAATTATACATTGCCGTCTAGAAAAAAAGTTTCGAATGTGTTGTTGTTAAGCACCTACAATGATGTCTTAGATGAtgttaaaattcaaattcaatctGCGTCTGCTGTATGCCTCACTACTGATGGATGGACATCCAGATCCCATTGTAGCTACTTGGCTGTAACAGCACATTATATTAACAACAATACCGAAATGAGAGCACATTTGCTATCGTGTGTAGAATTCAATGAAAGGCATACTGCTGAGAATCTGGCTGCTTGCATAAAGGAACTTTGTATAGAGTTCGGTATTTTGAATAAAGTGTCTGCAGTTGTGACTGACAATGCATCAAATATAGTGGCTGCAATCCGAGCAGGAAATTGGCGTTGGGTTGGGTGTTTTGCACATTCACTTAATTTGGTAGTTCAAAACTCATTACATCCAATAGACAGCATATTgaaaaaa GGCACACAAACACCACTCAAGTTAAAACATGATGTTGAAACCAGGTGGAACTCCACATACGAAATGCTGCAAAGGATTTTTAATCTAAAAGATGCAGTAATTACAACGCTATCATTGATTAGACCTGATCTCTTGTTTCCACTGGAAGAATGGGACTTAATagaggaaattttgcccatactGAAACCTTTCTATCAAATGACAATGGACATTTCAGCAGAAAAAAGTGTTACTTTGTCAAAAGTTTTGGTATTATGTAACATTTTGGAGCAGACCATTTCAAAAATTACTTCTACTAATTCTATTATTTCTAACATGTTGACAATACTGAGGAATGACTTAAACACAAGATTTGGAAGCTATGAGAGAAACTACCTCTATGCTGAGAGCGCGCTACTTGATCCCCGCTTCAAGCGCAGAGCATTTAAAAGCGAAGGTTCTTACGATTTTGCTGTACAACAATTGAGGGAAAGGATAATCCGCATAAGATTGCCAGACGTTGATATAAATAACAATTCTGAAAGCGCAAAGCTTTCACCTCAAAACGATGACCTTGATGAGCCGGATTACTGGAAATTCTTTGACGAACAATATAAAAACAATACTAAGACTGAAAACAACACGGCAGCGGCCATAAAAGAATTGGATAAATACTTAAAGGAGGACTATATAGGACGAAAATTGGATCCTTTAAAATGGTGGAACTTGATGAAAAATGTGTATCCACGACTATATATCCATGTCTTGAAAAGATTATGCATTACTGCAACATCGGTACCATGTGAGCGAATCTTTTCCGCAACGGGACAGATAATTAGTGAAAGAAGAACCCATCTAAAACCATCGAAGGTAGAAAAAGTTGTATTTCTACATaacaatatgtaa
- the LOC131997113 gene encoding E3 SUMO-protein ligase ZBED1-like isoform X1 has protein sequence MAEKRKSSAIWAHFEEIATEKAKCKYCKNILSIASGSIGNLSRHMKRKHPLIPIKVERQTQSIIHDLESNIIDQQQSTNIAKTASSVDIVDITNNSGSIASNARTQSNITQFLQKPPPARKVEKIDLQLLKMIVKGHHAFRLVEEPEFKILLELVSRCPNYTLPSRKKVSNVLLLSTYNDVLDDVKIQIQSASAVCLTTDGWTSRSHCSYLAVTAHYINNNTEMRAHLLSCVEFNERHTAENLAACIKELCIEFGILNKVSAVVTDNASNIVAAIRAGNWRWVGCFAHSLNLVVQNSLHPIDSILKKVRKIVTFFHKSSNALKKLYENQRQGTQTPLKLKHDVETRWNSTYEMLQRIFNLKDAVITTLSLIRPDLLFPLEEWDLIEEILPILKPFYQMTMDISAEKSVTLSKVLVLCNILEQTISKITSTNSIISNMLTILRNDLNTRFGSYERNYLYAESALLDPRFKRRAFKSEGSYDFAVQQLRERIIRIRLPDVDINNNSESAKLSPQNDDLDEPDYWKFFDEQYKNNTKTENNTAAAIKELDKYLKEDYIGRKLDPLKWWNLMKNVYPRLYIHVLKRLCITATSVPCERIFSATGQIISERRTHLKPSKVEKVVFLHNNM, from the coding sequence ATGgctgaaaaaagaaaatccagTGCTATTTGGGCTCATTTTGAAGAAATTGCCACGGAAAaggcaaaatgcaaatattgcaaaaacatTCTCAGCATTGCCTCGGGTTCAATTGGGAACCTTAGTCGGCATATGAAAAGGAAACATCCTCTAATACCAATAAAAGTGGAAAGGCAAACCCAATCTATTATCCACGATTTGGAGAGTAACATTATAGACCAGCAACAATCAACTAATATTGCCAAAACTGCGTCAAGTGTTGATATCGTTGATATTACTAACAATTCTGGCAGCATAGCTTCAAATGCAAGAACTCAATCAAACATAACTCAATTCCTCCAAAAGCCACCGCCAGCTCGCAAAGTGGAGAAGATAGACCTACAACTTCTAAAAATGATAGTTAAAGGGCACCACGCATTCAGACTTGTTGAAGAGCCTGAATTCAAAATCCTTTTGGAATTGGTTTCCCGTTGTCCAAATTATACATTGCCGTCTAGAAAAAAAGTTTCGAATGTGTTGTTGTTAAGCACCTACAATGATGTCTTAGATGAtgttaaaattcaaattcaatctGCGTCTGCTGTATGCCTCACTACTGATGGATGGACATCCAGATCCCATTGTAGCTACTTGGCTGTAACAGCACATTATATTAACAACAATACCGAAATGAGAGCACATTTGCTATCGTGTGTAGAATTCAATGAAAGGCATACTGCTGAGAATCTGGCTGCTTGCATAAAGGAACTTTGTATAGAGTTCGGTATTTTGAATAAAGTGTCTGCAGTTGTGACTGACAATGCATCAAATATAGTGGCTGCAATCCGAGCAGGAAATTGGCGTTGGGTTGGGTGTTTTGCACATTCACTTAATTTGGTAGTTCAAAACTCATTACATCCAATAGACAGCATATTgaaaaaagtaagaaaaattgttactttttttcataaaagttCCAATGCACTAAAAAAGTTATATGAAAATCAACGACAGGGCACACAAACACCACTCAAGTTAAAACATGATGTTGAAACCAGGTGGAACTCCACATACGAAATGCTGCAAAGGATTTTTAATCTAAAAGATGCAGTAATTACAACGCTATCATTGATTAGACCTGATCTCTTGTTTCCACTGGAAGAATGGGACTTAATagaggaaattttgcccatactGAAACCTTTCTATCAAATGACAATGGACATTTCAGCAGAAAAAAGTGTTACTTTGTCAAAAGTTTTGGTATTATGTAACATTTTGGAGCAGACCATTTCAAAAATTACTTCTACTAATTCTATTATTTCTAACATGTTGACAATACTGAGGAATGACTTAAACACAAGATTTGGAAGCTATGAGAGAAACTACCTCTATGCTGAGAGCGCGCTACTTGATCCCCGCTTCAAGCGCAGAGCATTTAAAAGCGAAGGTTCTTACGATTTTGCTGTACAACAATTGAGGGAAAGGATAATCCGCATAAGATTGCCAGACGTTGATATAAATAACAATTCTGAAAGCGCAAAGCTTTCACCTCAAAACGATGACCTTGATGAGCCGGATTACTGGAAATTCTTTGACGAACAATATAAAAACAATACTAAGACTGAAAACAACACGGCAGCGGCCATAAAAGAATTGGATAAATACTTAAAGGAGGACTATATAGGACGAAAATTGGATCCTTTAAAATGGTGGAACTTGATGAAAAATGTGTATCCACGACTATATATCCATGTCTTGAAAAGATTATGCATTACTGCAACATCGGTACCATGTGAGCGAATCTTTTCCGCAACGGGACAGATAATTAGTGAAAGAAGAACCCATCTAAAACCATCGAAGGTAGAAAAAGTTGTATTTCTACATaacaatatgtaa